The following coding sequences are from one Apodemus sylvaticus chromosome X, mApoSyl1.1, whole genome shotgun sequence window:
- the LOC127674327 gene encoding melanoma-associated antigen 10-like, producing MSHYGKRPRLSLEEGVNFQNPTETDEVVLPVVPTPEKEEREGEEEVHKEEEEESNKQEEEDNIENEEDEKNEKEEEKEESDDEVDEDETREEEDITSMFLSSSNVSLAPFSPPSPSSSSFSSSSSSSSSFFSLFQSNLVESAGFAVGMLGIFQNAQSFFPSPTLGENVDEAVGHQEESSGVMSTPGDPDSLLDTVIQEKATDLVFLFIYKYRMKEPITLSEIHEVVTKEYENHFPVIFIEASKCLEMTFGIDIKESDLVSSAYVFVNSLNLTYEDTPSDSDRLPRNAFLIVILGVIFIEGNCASEERIWEFLKLVGVYDGEEHFICGDPREFLTIELVQQNYLEYREVPNSQPPCFEFLWGPRAYAETTKMKVLEFLAKMNGCDPSDFSIWYEEALRDEEERAWALNDSANTSPNAWFVER from the coding sequence ATGTCTCACTACGGAAAGCGCCCACGCCTCAGCCTGGAAGAAGGTGTAAACTTCCAGAATCCAACTGAAACTGATGAGGTGGTGCTCCCAGTGGTTCCCACACctgaaaaagaggagagagagggagaggaggaggtccacaaggaagaggaggaagagagcaataagcaggaggaggaagataaCATTGAGAACGAAGAAGacgaaaaaaatgagaaagaagaggaaaaggaagaatctGATGATGAAGTGGATGAAGATGAGaccagagaggaagaagacataACTTCCATGTTTTTGTCATCTTCTAATGTCTCTTTagctcctttctcccctccttctccttcttcttcctccttctcttcttcttcctcctcctcctcttccttcttttctctgtttcAGAGCAACCTGGTAGAGAGTGCAGGCTTTGCTGTTGGGATGCTGGGCATTTTTCAGAATGCTCAGAGTTTCTTCCCCTCACCTACTTTAGGGGAAAATGTAGATGAAGCAGTCGGCCACCAGGAAGAGAGTTCAGGTGTCATGTCAACTCCAGGTGACCCTGACTCCTTGCTTGATACCGTAATACAAGAAAAGGCTACAGATTTGGTGTTTCTTTTCATATACAAATATAGAATGAAGGAACCCATCACATTATCTGAAATCCATGAGGTTGTCACTAAAGAGTATGAAAACCATTTCCCTGTCATTTTCATTGAAGCATCTAAATGCTTGGAGATGACCTTTGGGATTGATATAAAGGAAAGTGATCTTGTAAGCAGTGCTTATGTCTTTGTCAACTCACTGAACCTCACCTATGAGGATACTCCAAGTGACAGTGATAGGCTGCCTAGAAATGCTTTCCTAATAGTTATTCTGGGTGTAATATTCATAGAAGGGAACTGTGCTTCTGAAGAGAGAATCTGGGAGTTCTTGAAACTGGTGGGAGTGTATGATGGGGAAGAGCACTTTATTTGTGGGGATCCCAGGGAGTTCCTCACCATAGAGCTAGTGCAGCAAAATTACCTGGAATATCGGGAGGTGCCTAATAGCCAGCCTCCATGCTTTGAGTTCCTGTGGGGTCCAAGAGCCTATGCTGAAACTACCAAGATGAAAGTTTTGGAATTCTTGGCCAAGATGAATGGGTGTGATCCATCTGATTTCTCAATCTGGTATGAAGAGGCTTTGAGAGATGAGGAAGAGAGGGCCTGGGCCTTAAATGACTCTGCAAATACAAGCCCAAATGCTTGGTTTGTAGAGCGCTAA